A genomic region of Raphanus sativus cultivar WK10039 chromosome 6, ASM80110v3, whole genome shotgun sequence contains the following coding sequences:
- the LOC108829679 gene encoding uncharacterized protein LOC108829679 — protein MEGFAFLFRIPNAATRNRVIKHKLWQIEGQTMFVDKWEPGVIPTKPELTEAPIWLELRKVPFQFFNEDGLERIAGLVGHPKFLHPTTANKTNLEVAKVFTIIDPRKPLPEAVNVQFESGEISRVLVSSPWMPPVCDTCKEIGHTAKRCPQKPKTCSVCDSSAHLTANCPQKQSHKAPGKKTRRGRSKSKEKQQWIVVDPSASASNKTVPPVQKQALLPPTLPVNPQKPQTQLELMEPNHQTQLGTRKDYCVGETSGTSCKEMPVLPRSCSGISRSSHSDVQPDSSDVESSDSELEEGEFSRFEPDFEVVNNKKRFSGLKGKRGKGSKPN, from the coding sequence ATGGAAggttttgcttttcttttccGCATCCCCAATGCTGCGACTCGGAACAGAGTGATCAAACATAAACTATGGCAGATTGAGGGTCAAACAATGTTTGTTGACAAGTGGGAACCGGGAGTTATTCCGACTAAACCGGAACTCACGGAAGCTCCGATCTGGCTTGAACTCAGAAAGGTTCCCTTCCAGTTCTTCAACGAAGATGGGCTAGAGAGGATAGCTGGTCTCGTCGGTCATCCCAAATTCCTTCACCCGACGACGGCTAACAAAACAAATCTGGAGGTCGCTAAAGTGTTCACTATAATCGACCCGAGGAAGCCACTACCCGAAGCTGTAAATGTTCAGTTTGAGTCCGGTGAGATTTCCAGAGTCTTAGTTTCGAGCCCGTGGATGCCTCCAGTGTGTGATACATGCAAGGAGATTGGTCACACTGCCAAGAGATGTCCACAAAAGCCTAAAACCTGCTCTGTCTGTGATTCTTCTGCTCACTTAACGGCTAACTGTCCGCAAAAACAGAGTCACAAAGCTCCGGGGAAAAAGACCAGGAGAGGCAGGTCTAAATCGAAGGAGAAACAACAATGGATAGTGGTTGACCCATCTGCCTCTGCCTCCAACAAAACGGTCCCGCCTGTTCAGAAACAAGCTCTGCTGCCGCCTACTCTTCCCGTTAATCCTCAGAAACCGCAGACACAGCTTGAGTTGATGGAGCCTAATCATCAGACACAGCTAGGCACAAGGAAAGATTATTGTGTAGGTGAGACGAGCGGTACTTCTTGTAAGGAAATGCCGGTTCTCCCTAGGAGTTGTTCAGGTATCTCGAGATCCTCTCACTCTGATGTTCAACCAGATTCTTCAGATGTGGAATCCTCGGACTCGGAATTGGAGGAAGGGGAATTTAGCAGGTTCGAGCCTGATTTTGAGGTTGTCAATAACAAGAAGCGTTTCTCTGGTCTGAAAGGAAAGCGGGGCAAGGGCTCCAAACCCAACTAA